From Arcobacter arenosus:
TTTTAAATCAAGAATATTTTGATTCAGCTCAAATCTCAAGATTTTTAAAACTTGTAGAGTTAAAAGATAAAAAACTTTTTAAAACTAAAGAGTTTGAAGAGATACTAAAAGATAAAAGAAAAAAAGAGTTTATTGAAGATAGTTTAAATTATGGAATATTAAGTTATGAAGAGTCTTTTGGGATAAAAGATTATGGGATGCCATTTTTAAAACTTTATGAAAAATATAATATGTTAAATATTGCTCAATTATGTAATTTTAATAAAATACATAGTTCTTTTAGGGGAAGTGGCTTTTTAAAGTTTAATAACGATTTCTTTTTATTTATAACTTTAGAAAAAGACAAATATTCAAAGGCATCAAAATATATAAATACCTTTTTTGATAAACAACACTTTTCATATGTAAGTAAACCTTCCCATTCCCAAGAAAAAGGTGATGGTCAAAGGTTATGTGATAATAAAAAATATGGGGTGAAGCTTCATATTTTTATTAGAAAGTTTTCCCATGTAGATAAAAAAGTTCAACCATTTATCTATTTAGGTTTAGCAAATTGTGTAGAGTATAAAGAAAATAAACCTATAAAAACTGTTTTAAAATTGGAAAACTCTTTAAGTGATAATTTATACTGCGAGTTTACTAAGATTTTATAGCTGATGAAGAAAGTTTTAGTCTTATTGTAAAGATAGCTCCCTCTTTTCCATTTTTAACTTCAAGTTTACCGTTTAAGTGTTTTTCAATCATTGTTTTACTCATATAAAGCCCTAGTCCAGTCCCTTGATATTGATGTTTAGTTGTAAAATATGGATCAAAAATTTTTGCCATTATATCTGAACTAATACCTCCACCATTATCTTCAATTATTATAAGTAATTGTTCCGCTTCAGTTTTTTGAATGATTTTAATCCATCCCTTTTTGATTTTATTTTGAACTATTGCATCTTTTGAATTATTTATTAAATTTATAACAACTTGAGAAAGTTCGCCGCTAATCATTTTTAATGTTACTGGATTATCATAATCTATTTCATTTATTAATTTAATATGATGACTAGAGATTGTAGCACTAACAATATTTATACATTCATCAAGCTTTTCTTGAATATTAATATTTTTTAAAGCCTTTCCTTCTTTTATAAAATCTCTAAAAATATCAATTGTTTTTGATAGATGTTTTGTGTTTTCAACTATTAAATCCATCTGTTTAGGGATATCTTTTGTATCTAAGATATTATATTCATAATTTATTTTTAATCCACTAGCAACAGTACTTATTGCACTTAGTGGTTGTCTCCATTGGTGGGCAATATTTCCTAACATCTCACCCATTTGAGCTAACTTAGCTTGTTCTAAAATTTGTTTATCTTTTTGCATCATCTCACGGAGTTTTTCTTTATCAAGAATATTTGTTACTTTTTGTTGGTAAAACAATAAAACTAATGCTAAATAAAATAAGATAAAAAGGGTTGAAAAGGCTTCATAATTATCATTAAATAATCCAATTGTTGAACCCTTTGTTAAAATTGAAATAAATCCTTGATTCTCATTCGTTATACTATTAATCAAAGGTATTATTGTTGCGATTGTTTTTTTATCTTCAATATAATAAGATTTAGGTATCTCTTTTCCCCCAATACTATAAAGTATATTGGTAATTTTATCTTCGGGTTTTAATACATCAACATTTTTTGAAAATTTATGTTTAATCTCTTTTAAAATAAGTGTATTATGTAAAAAACCTTTCTTATGAGCATTTTTATATAATTTTGAGCCTTTTAAAAACTCTTTGTCAAAGAATTCTTCTCTTAGGATAATATTTGCTATAACATCATATTGGTTCATTAATAAAGAACTTATTGCCTGCTCATTAAAAGTAATAATAATTGCACCCAAAAATTTATTTTCTTCTATTATTGGAAAAGCAAATTTTAAACCTGAGCAATTATCTCTAATCTCAAAGGTACTTTGTGGAAGATTAGTATCTTTAAGTTTTTTAAACAATATTCTATTTTCAGAGATTTTATAATCATTATTTAAAGGGTTTTTCATATCTAAAAACATTGTCCCATTTTTGAGCATAAACTCAATATTTGAAACGTGTTTTTGTTTTAAAGTTTTAAATCTTCCAAGTGTTTCAATAAAAACAAGTTTTCTTAAATGATCTTTTTCCTCTTTCGATTTTTCTTGGATATTATCAAGTTTTTTATCAAGATTAGTATTATTTAATATCCCAGAAAATATTATATTTGCTAATTCTTGATGTTGTTCATATATGATTTTATAAACTTTTGTATAATTAAATGTTTTTTCATACAAGAACTTCTCTTTATTTAAATTTTTTACAAATTCCAAAAAATAAAGGGTAGAAAAACTAAGAATTAAAAAAATGATAAGATATTTTATTTTCGTTTTTTTTATGACAGTTTTAGAGTCGATTATTGCCCCTTGTTTATAATTAAACTAATTATATCTAATTTTATTTAAAACATCTTCTAAATCTCCATGAAAAATCTTAGAAATCGAACAAGAAAGCATAAGGTTTAAGGGGTAATTAAAGTCCTCAATGATTCTTCCATCTTTATCATAGTATGTATTGTTTTCAAGTACTTTTTCTTCTTCTTTAAATTGATCTATATAGTTTTTCCCTCTAGATAAATAGCCATAAACCTCTTTACCTAATGCATAGGCATAACCACATTCCCAAACTGTACCACTATCGCACTCTTTTCCTCTAAAAGAGTCTAAGTTTGCAATTACAATATCGCACTCATCAATCATTTTTTTATTTGCCAAAAAAATATCTTGTGCAATTTTTTGTTTCTCTTGATTGAAATTAACTACATTGTCAAGGGGGTATAATCCTTCATATCCATATTTTTCACACAACTTAACATAGTGTTTCCCAAGTTCAATTGAGTTTTTTTCAAAAACATCTGGACCAGCTAAATATATTTTCTTCATCTTATTTTCACTTTTACTTTTTTTTACCATATTCTATTTTTTCTCCATTTTCATCAAAAAGTGGATATTTTTTTTCATTTAATTTCATTTTTTCTAATATTGCTTCTTCTAAATCTATATTTAAATCCATACAAATTCTAATTAAGTAAATAGCAATATCTGCAATCTCTTGTTTTGCGTGTTCTTTTTTCTTTTCATCTAAAGATGAGGCTTGTTCTAAAGTAAGCCATTGAAATATTTCTAGAAGTTCTGAAGCTTCAACACTAAGTGCCATTGAAAGGTTTTTTGGGTTATGAAATTTATCCCAATCTCTCTGCTGTGAGAATTTTTTGATAACACCTTCTATCTTTTCCATATCCATTTTAAAGCCTTTGAAATAGTATGATTGTATAATAGCGAAAATTGAACTAAAGAAAAATGATGACAAAAAGAGAATTTACCCAAACACATAAAGCAATTGATTTTAAATTTTATCAAAATGAAGATGACTTTAAAGTTTTAGAAAAGCCAATTAGGTTTACAAATCGTGGCAATTTTATTATTATGAAAATTAAAAAGAGAAATCTTGGAACTTGGGATTTATTAGATTCTTTGGCAAAAGGATTAAAGGTTTATGAAAGTGAGTTGGGTTATGCAGGTTTAAAAGATAAAAATGCAACTACAACTCAATATATCTCAATTCCTAGAAAGTATGTTAAAGATTTAAAAAAATTTAAACATCCAAAAATTGAAATTTTAGAGACTTTTTTACATAGTACTAAACTAAATATAGGAGATTTAGTCTCAAATTCATTTGAGATTAATTTACATGAAGTCAAGGAAGAGGATGTTTACAAAATTGAAAAGTTATTAAAGCAAATAAGTAAAATCGGTATGCCTAATTATTTTGGTTATCAAAGATTTGGCTTTGATGGAGATGAAAATCTTGATAAAGCAAGAAAATATATTTATGAAGACTTGATTATTAAAGATAAAAAAATCTCTAAGATGTTAGTTGCTCAATACCAAAGTGATTTTTTTAATAAATGGCTTGTTCAAAGATTAAAATTATCAAAGGACGAGTTTAAACTATTATCTGGGGATGTATTTAGAGTTTATAAAACTGATAAGTTTTTTACACCTAAAAATTTAACTGATGTTATTATAGAAGATTTTAAAAATAAAAAAATAGTTCCAACTGGTTTACTTCCAGGACGACAAGCTTTTCGAGCTATTGGTGAAGCAAGAAAAATTGAAGAAAATTTTGATGATACGTATATTCAAGAAAAAGGTTTTAGGCGAGATGCAATCGTTTATCCAACAGATATAAGTGTTAAATTTGATAATGAAACTTCAAAGTGTAAAGTTAAATTTACACTTCCTAAAGCTTCTTATGCAACTGTTTTAATAGAAAATATAGCAAATAGAAATCTAAGAGTTTAATAATTTTTTTACTATAATATGAATCATTATAAAAAAGAGGTTATATGAGTACTAGAATTAATTATATATTTGTAGATTATGAAAATGTACAGCCTACTTCTTTTAATTTACCAGAAGAATATCTTTTTAAGGTATTTATTTTTATTGGAGCGAATCAATCTAAAATCCCTATTGAATTAGTAACCTCAATTCAAAAGCTTGGTTTGAATGCTGAATATATTCCTATTGAAGGGAGTGGAAAAAATGCATTAGATTTTCACATAACTTGTTATATTGGAAAGCTTT
This genomic window contains:
- a CDS encoding nucleoside 2-deoxyribosyltransferase: MKKIYLAGPDVFEKNSIELGKHYVKLCEKYGYEGLYPLDNVVNFNQEKQKIAQDIFLANKKMIDECDIVIANLDSFRGKECDSGTVWECGYAYALGKEVYGYLSRGKNYIDQFKEEEKVLENNTYYDKDGRIIEDFNYPLNLMLSCSISKIFHGDLEDVLNKIRYN
- a CDS encoding tRNA pseudouridine(13) synthase TruD — encoded protein: MTKREFTQTHKAIDFKFYQNEDDFKVLEKPIRFTNRGNFIIMKIKKRNLGTWDLLDSLAKGLKVYESELGYAGLKDKNATTTQYISIPRKYVKDLKKFKHPKIEILETFLHSTKLNIGDLVSNSFEINLHEVKEEDVYKIEKLLKQISKIGMPNYFGYQRFGFDGDENLDKARKYIYEDLIIKDKKISKMLVAQYQSDFFNKWLVQRLKLSKDEFKLLSGDVFRVYKTDKFFTPKNLTDVIIEDFKNKKIVPTGLLPGRQAFRAIGEARKIEENFDDTYIQEKGFRRDAIVYPTDISVKFDNETSKCKVKFTLPKASYATVLIENIANRNLRV
- a CDS encoding nucleotide pyrophosphohydrolase; this translates as MEKIEGVIKKFSQQRDWDKFHNPKNLSMALSVEASELLEIFQWLTLEQASSLDEKKKEHAKQEIADIAIYLIRICMDLNIDLEEAILEKMKLNEKKYPLFDENGEKIEYGKKK
- a CDS encoding sensor histidine kinase; translation: MYEKTFNYTKVYKIIYEQHQELANIIFSGILNNTNLDKKLDNIQEKSKEEKDHLRKLVFIETLGRFKTLKQKHVSNIEFMLKNGTMFLDMKNPLNNDYKISENRILFKKLKDTNLPQSTFEIRDNCSGLKFAFPIIEENKFLGAIIITFNEQAISSLLMNQYDVIANIILREEFFDKEFLKGSKLYKNAHKKGFLHNTLILKEIKHKFSKNVDVLKPEDKITNILYSIGGKEIPKSYYIEDKKTIATIIPLINSITNENQGFISILTKGSTIGLFNDNYEAFSTLFILFYLALVLLFYQQKVTNILDKEKLREMMQKDKQILEQAKLAQMGEMLGNIAHQWRQPLSAISTVASGLKINYEYNILDTKDIPKQMDLIVENTKHLSKTIDIFRDFIKEGKALKNINIQEKLDECINIVSATISSHHIKLINEIDYDNPVTLKMISGELSQVVINLINNSKDAIVQNKIKKGWIKIIQKTEAEQLLIIIEDNGGGISSDIMAKIFDPYFTTKHQYQGTGLGLYMSKTMIEKHLNGKLEVKNGKEGAIFTIRLKLSSSAIKS